In one Mycobacterium sp. NBC_00419 genomic region, the following are encoded:
- a CDS encoding TIGR01777 family oxidoreductase, protein MGIEYASIVDHPLDEVFAWHTRPGAMRRLVPPWQPMRVVAETSSLADGVAILGLPAGLRWIARHDPTGYDPPHQFRDVLSSDGLMTLPPRAIGWWRHTHRFSDAGDGTTRVHDEVDTTVPGAALRSTFAYRHRQLAEDLAAHRDAAQAGAGGLTFAMTGSSGLVGTALAAFLSTGGHRVIRLVRRDPQNSDERRWDPSNPAKDLLDGVDAVVHLAGESIAGRFTDKHRAAIRDSRIEPTRRLAALAAESGGSLRAFVSASAVGIYGYDRGDALLCEDSARGEGFLADVVADWEAATAPAADAGIRTVVVRTGIVQSASGGTLRLLRPLFAAGLGGRLGSGRQWLSWIGIDDLLDVYYRALYDDRLSGPVNAVGPDPVRNSEYTAVLAKTLHRPALLPVPSIGPRVLLGEQGARELAEANQRVLPTKLHALGHRFRHHTVGDALAHQLGHDPAPGVL, encoded by the coding sequence GTGGGTATTGAATACGCGAGCATCGTCGACCATCCGCTCGACGAGGTGTTCGCCTGGCACACCCGGCCCGGTGCGATGCGCAGACTGGTTCCTCCGTGGCAGCCGATGCGTGTGGTCGCCGAAACCAGTTCGCTTGCCGACGGCGTGGCCATCCTGGGATTGCCCGCGGGGCTGCGCTGGATCGCCCGCCACGACCCGACCGGTTACGACCCGCCACATCAGTTCCGCGACGTGCTGTCCTCGGACGGGTTGATGACCCTGCCGCCGAGGGCCATCGGCTGGTGGCGACACACCCATCGGTTCAGCGACGCCGGTGACGGCACCACCAGAGTTCACGACGAGGTCGACACCACCGTGCCCGGTGCGGCCCTGCGCTCCACCTTCGCCTATCGCCACCGGCAACTGGCCGAGGACCTGGCCGCACATCGCGATGCGGCCCAGGCCGGCGCGGGTGGCCTGACGTTCGCGATGACCGGATCCTCCGGTCTGGTCGGCACGGCGCTGGCGGCGTTCCTGTCCACCGGCGGGCACCGGGTGATTCGCCTGGTTCGGCGGGACCCGCAAAACTCGGATGAACGGCGTTGGGACCCAAGTAATCCCGCGAAAGATCTGCTCGACGGCGTCGACGCCGTCGTCCACCTGGCCGGCGAGTCGATCGCCGGGCGATTCACCGACAAGCATCGGGCGGCAATCCGCGATTCCCGCATCGAGCCCACCCGCAGGCTGGCCGCGCTGGCCGCCGAGTCCGGCGGTTCGCTGCGCGCCTTCGTCAGCGCGTCGGCGGTCGGCATCTACGGATACGACCGCGGCGACGCGCTGCTGTGCGAGGACAGCGCCCGCGGCGAGGGATTCCTTGCCGATGTGGTCGCGGACTGGGAAGCGGCCACCGCCCCGGCCGCCGACGCGGGTATCCGCACCGTTGTGGTGCGCACCGGCATCGTGCAGTCCGCCTCCGGCGGCACCCTGCGGCTGCTGCGCCCGCTGTTCGCCGCGGGGTTGGGCGGCCGTTTGGGCAGTGGCCGGCAGTGGCTGTCATGGATCGGCATCGACGACCTGCTCGACGTGTACTACCGCGCGCTCTACGACGACCGGCTGTCCGGACCGGTCAACGCCGTCGGGCCCGACCCGGTGCGCAACAGCGAATACACCGCGGTGCTCGCCAAGACCCTGCACCGGCCGGCGCTGCTGCCCGTCCCGTCGATCGGCCCGCGGGTGTTGCTCGGTGAGCAGGGCGCGCGGGAACTGGCCGAGGCCAACCAGCGGGTGCTGCCGACGAAGCTCCACGCGCTCGGACACCGGTTCCGCCACCACACCGTCGGTGACGCACTGGCCCACCAGCTCGGCCACGACCCCGCCCCGGGCGTGCTGTGA
- a CDS encoding phage holin family protein, which translates to MLIVALVLAVVGLAALVTAVVTSNEVVAWVCIAASVLGVILLIVDAIRERQHGASDVAAPEPEPADEPAIAYSDEDVVESTYSTFDADYPADELSEEQHPDEVVSEDPESDTPSDDEPELPEAAEEAAVHPVDEADPADPVDEPENPEDAERR; encoded by the coding sequence ATGCTGATCGTTGCGCTGGTACTGGCGGTGGTCGGCCTCGCGGCCCTGGTCACCGCGGTCGTCACCAGCAATGAAGTCGTCGCGTGGGTGTGCATCGCGGCCAGCGTGCTGGGCGTCATCCTGCTGATCGTCGACGCGATCCGCGAACGTCAGCACGGTGCCTCCGACGTCGCGGCACCCGAGCCGGAGCCTGCCGACGAGCCGGCGATCGCCTATTCCGACGAGGATGTCGTCGAGTCGACGTACTCGACGTTCGACGCCGACTACCCGGCCGACGAGCTGTCCGAAGAGCAGCACCCCGACGAGGTGGTCTCCGAGGATCCTGAGTCCGATACGCCCAGCGACGACGAGCCCGAACTGCCGGAAGCAGCCGAAGAGGCCGCCGTCCACCCCGTCGACGAGGCCGACCCCGCCGACCCCGTCGACGAGCCGGAAAACCCCGAGGACGCCGAACGCCGCTGA
- the wag31 gene encoding DivIVA-like cell division protein Wag31, whose translation MPLTPADVHNVAFSKPPIGKRGYNEDEVDAFLDLVENELTRLIEENSDLRQRVSELDQELASARAGGAVPQPPQAIPLYQPEPEPEPAPAPVVQAAPAPAPSPSVTEAQAIKAARVLSLAQDTADRLTGTAKAEADKLLADARANADQILSEARHTAETTVADAKQRSEAMLTDAQTRSETQLRQAQEKADALQADAERKHSEIMGTINQQRTVLEGRLEQLRTFEREYRTRLKTYLESQLEELGQRGSAAPVDSGAATDGGGFNQFNRGNN comes from the coding sequence ATGCCACTTACACCGGCCGACGTGCACAATGTGGCATTCAGCAAGCCACCCATCGGCAAGCGCGGTTATAACGAGGACGAGGTCGACGCGTTTCTCGACCTGGTGGAGAACGAGCTCACTCGGCTGATCGAGGAGAACTCTGATCTGCGTCAGCGGGTCAGTGAGCTCGATCAGGAGCTGGCCTCGGCCCGCGCCGGCGGCGCCGTCCCGCAGCCCCCCCAGGCGATCCCGCTCTACCAGCCCGAACCGGAACCGGAGCCTGCCCCGGCGCCCGTTGTGCAGGCCGCACCCGCTCCGGCGCCGTCACCGTCGGTCACCGAGGCGCAGGCCATCAAGGCCGCCCGCGTGCTGAGCCTGGCTCAGGACACCGCGGACCGGCTGACCGGGACCGCCAAGGCCGAGGCCGACAAGCTGCTCGCCGACGCGCGGGCCAACGCCGACCAGATCCTGTCGGAGGCCCGGCACACCGCCGAGACCACCGTGGCCGATGCCAAGCAGCGCTCCGAGGCGATGCTCACCGACGCGCAGACCCGCTCCGAGACCCAGCTGCGGCAGGCCCAGGAGAAGGCCGACGCACTGCAGGCCGACGCCGAGCGTAAGCACTCGGAGATCATGGGCACCATCAACCAGCAGCGGACCGTCCTGGAGGGCCGGCTCGAGCAGCTGCGCACCTTCGAGCGCGAGTACCGCACCCGGCTCAAGACCTACCTCGAGTCGCAGCTGGAGGAGTTGGGCCAGCGTGGATCTGCAGCTCCGGTCGATTCCGGCGCAGCCACCGATGGTGGCGGGTTCAACCAGTTCAACCGGGGAAACAACTAA
- a CDS encoding YggT family protein, whose protein sequence is MALFFEILGFALFVFWLLLIARVVVEFIRSFARDWQPRGLTVVVLEAIMTVTDPPVKLLRRLIPQLTIGAVRFDLSIMVLLLVAFIGMQLAFNAAAAAA, encoded by the coding sequence TTGGCGCTGTTCTTCGAAATCCTGGGTTTCGCGCTGTTCGTCTTCTGGCTGCTGCTCATCGCCCGGGTCGTGGTGGAGTTCATTCGGTCGTTCGCCAGGGACTGGCAGCCGCGCGGTCTCACGGTTGTCGTCCTCGAGGCGATCATGACGGTCACCGACCCGCCGGTGAAACTGCTCCGGCGACTGATTCCGCAGTTGACGATCGGTGCGGTGCGTTTCGACCTGTCGATCATGGTGCTGCTGCTGGTCGCATTCATCGGAATGCAATTGGCCTTCAACGCGGCGGCCGCTGCAGCCTGA